The region CGTGAAACGATGATGATGCGAATTGTACCAATACTCACATCCAAAATGCGTGCTACAAAGATTAGAGCAGGCAGAATTACATAAGTATACCATTCCATAATTAATATTGTCCGTTATCGTACCAGTTTTCTCTTTTGTCGTATTTAAGATCTTGCAGAATTGAGGATTTAACACCAATTGTAAAAGAATAACTCTGTCGTTCTCCAAAAGGCACCCAGTGAAAACTCATCACCCAACAATGCAGGTCTCGTGTGATATCAAGCGTCGTGGCCGACATTTTTCTTCGTTCAAAGTCATAACCGGTTCTAAAACCTACTTTCCATTTATCTGTAACGCTGAAATTTCCTCTCAAACCTACGGTTTGTATTACACTTTTAGTATTTTGTGGCTTTGAGAAAGTGTATTTATAGTTAAGCGTAAAGCTCCATGGAATATCAAAATAGTCGTAATAATCGACCACGGCTCTTTGCTGTTCTTCTTCTGAAACTTCATCGCCTTCAAACATTTTAGAATCGAGCTTAAAATTAAATGAAACCGCTGCGCGGGTGATGCGGCCTAATTTTCCATCTACATTGAACTGGTATTTATCTATGCGTTTATAGGTGATTGGATCTAAAGCGTAGGGATCCATAGTTGCATTAAACTGTACATTAACCTTTTGAAATAAATTGGTCGAGGCTCGCATAGACAAGGGGCTCCAGTTCATAGAGTCGGCTACAATATTGTAATTAGTAGAGAAATTTAAGGTTTTGAGCAGATCAATTTTTTTTGTTTTTGATACTGAATCATTTGGAGTTCTTACCTTCATGCTGATTTGATTACCCAAACTCAGATTTATAGCGCCTGATCTTGGACCGGATGGTACACCATATATACCGTTGTCGTAATAACTGTATGTTTGATCTGGTCGCCCTTCGACTTCGTCGTAGTAACCGTATTTATCAAGCGAAAAATTGGGTCTGTAACTATAAGAAACCGATGGAGAATGCACAAACCTGATAGCTTCTACCGGAATGTAGGGTTGAAATGTGTAGAGTCCGTATAAAGTTGTATTTACCCCTGCACTTACATTATAATCATACACCCGGTTGAAACCGGTAATTGTATCGGTTGTGGTTTTTCCAAAAACAGTGTCACCTTCTGTAAAAAGGCTCCCTTCGTATTTTTTACGCAGTGAATTAAAGTACCAACGTTCAGTGTAATTGGCACTGGGAGAAAAGTTAAGGAATTTTAAAAATTTTGCTGAAGTTTTTACTCCCACATCGTGTTTTACCCCAAATTTAAACTCATCCACCACATCTTTTTTAAAAAGTTCATCTTCTTTTACCGTAAAGCGGTTTTCGAGCCTGGAACTATAAGTTATGCCAATTTTCTGTAATAAGTTGGGTGGTTTATTTGAGTTTTTTGGGGCAAAAGGGGTTATTCTTTGCATGTTCAGGTTTACACTCGGTAAAGTCATAGCTACACTACTGTCTTTGGTATTAAGTGTATGCCTGAGTTGTGCATTAAATGAAAATGGTGTGCCCGGAAGGCTGTGGCTGTAATTTGCTGATGAATTCACCGTATTTTGCAGGTAATTATTCATTTGTGTGGAATAGCGATTGGCCGATGTACTTTTAAGGTTTACATTGGCCGAAAAATTACTATTGGGCCTTGCTTTAGGATCCTGATTATGATGCCATGTAAGGTTGTATGCATCGGTGTTGACATAATCTGCCAGGCCTCTTTCGCTCTCAATTATTTTTTCAAGCATAAACGATAATTGGCCACTATACCTGTACCGTTTTTTATATCTTGATGAAATGGTTCCTTTGTAGCTCCCTTTTGAATAAATACTTCCGACTACTTTTAAATCCATGTAATCGCTTAACGCCCAGTAGTAACCAAGATCTTCGAGCGAAAAACCGCGT is a window of Salinivirga cyanobacteriivorans DNA encoding:
- a CDS encoding putative LPS assembly protein LptD — its product is MLKVFIRYTIYLFLVQILYPVNLLGQEVPKSGISDSIPPVDTSAWTYTKLDSSNIKPDTTKPSPSSTLSSPVDYQSADTIESFLNEKRIILKGDAKVLYGDIELTASYIDIDFNKNEIFAKGKTDSLGNEIGLPIFKEGEDLYESREIRYNFKTKKGIITDVVTEQDGGFLHSRRTKKHAENIIDLKAGKYTTCDHEHPHYYIAMSKARVIQNDKIVSGPLYLVIEDVPTPIAIPFGFFPFTKEKTSGLILPRYGESERRGFSLEDLGYYWALSDYMDLKVVGSIYSKGSYKGTISSRYKKRYRYSGQLSFMLEKIIESERGLADYVNTDAYNLTWHHNQDPKARPNSNFSANVNLKSTSANRYSTQMNNYLQNTVNSSANYSHSLPGTPFSFNAQLRHTLNTKDSSVAMTLPSVNLNMQRITPFAPKNSNKPPNLLQKIGITYSSRLENRFTVKEDELFKKDVVDEFKFGVKHDVGVKTSAKFLKFLNFSPSANYTERWYFNSLRKKYEGSLFTEGDTVFGKTTTDTITGFNRVYDYNVSAGVNTTLYGLYTFQPYIPVEAIRFVHSPSVSYSYRPNFSLDKYGYYDEVEGRPDQTYSYYDNGIYGVPSGPRSGAINLSLGNQISMKVRTPNDSVSKTKKIDLLKTLNFSTNYNIVADSMNWSPLSMRASTNLFQKVNVQFNATMDPYALDPITYKRIDKYQFNVDGKLGRITRAAVSFNFKLDSKMFEGDEVSEEEQQRAVVDYYDYFDIPWSFTLNYKYTFSKPQNTKSVIQTVGLRGNFSVTDKWKVGFRTGYDFERRKMSATTLDITRDLHCWVMSFHWVPFGERQSYSFTIGVKSSILQDLKYDKRENWYDNGQY